The proteins below come from a single Salinilacihabitans rarus genomic window:
- the mnhG gene encoding monovalent cation/H(+) antiporter subunit G: MIETVRFWAVIALLAFGLFFTFVSAVGVIRLPDVYTRAHTASQTDTLGAGFTLAGVALALGWTEVTVYTVLLLFFVFITNPTAAHAIARSAAESGIEAWTVDAAEEGEER, translated from the coding sequence GTGATCGAGACCGTGCGGTTCTGGGCGGTCATCGCCCTGCTGGCGTTCGGGCTGTTCTTCACGTTCGTCTCGGCGGTCGGCGTCATCCGCCTGCCGGACGTCTACACCCGCGCACACACCGCCTCCCAGACCGATACCCTCGGGGCCGGCTTCACCCTCGCGGGCGTCGCGCTCGCGCTCGGCTGGACGGAGGTGACGGTCTACACCGTCCTGTTGCTGTTCTTCGTGTTCATCACGAACCCCACCGCGGCCCACGCCATCGCGCGCTCGGCCGCCGAGTCGGGCATCGAGGCGTGGACGGTCGACGCCGCCGAGGAGGGTGAGGAGCGATGA
- a CDS encoding DUF4040 domain-containing protein → MSALAYSLAVFVVLTAVATALFRDVLSAIVVFGAYSLGMAILYAFLLAPDVAMTEAAIGAGVTTILLLLTIARTSRPTTDRLFERIDPPALVAVGAFVAVLGAFVLPEMYAVGAESAPIWSNPEVTQHYIQNTYAQTKVQNAVTAVLAAYRGFDTFGEAVVVFAAGVAVLVVLKREVFV, encoded by the coding sequence ATGAGCGCGCTCGCCTACTCGCTCGCGGTGTTCGTGGTGCTCACCGCGGTCGCGACCGCGCTCTTCCGGGACGTGCTGTCGGCCATCGTCGTCTTCGGCGCCTACAGCCTCGGGATGGCGATCCTCTACGCGTTCCTGCTCGCGCCGGACGTGGCGATGACCGAGGCGGCCATCGGCGCCGGCGTCACGACGATCCTGCTGTTGCTGACCATCGCGCGCACGTCGCGGCCGACGACCGACCGCCTCTTCGAGCGGATCGATCCGCCGGCGCTCGTCGCCGTCGGCGCGTTCGTGGCCGTACTCGGCGCGTTCGTGCTCCCGGAGATGTACGCCGTCGGCGCCGAGAGCGCCCCGATCTGGTCGAACCCCGAGGTGACCCAGCACTACATTCAGAACACGTACGCACAGACCAAGGTTCAGAACGCGGTCACGGCCGTGCTGGCGGCCTACCGCGGGTTCGACACCTTCGGCGAGGCGGTCGTCGTCTTCGCCGCCGGCGTCGCCGTCCTCGTCGTGTTGAAGCGGGAGGTGTTCGTCTGA
- a CDS encoding MnhB domain-containing protein produces the protein MADGYTDTYTESQVILTAVKVLAPFTLTYGLFLVFHGGDTPGGSFQGGAIAGVTILMMAFAFGIEPTRRWLKNGVVVGLVAGGVAFFVGVGVATVALGGRFLEYKTFETGLGIAAKWGMEAIEVGGIALIVAGVVVTLFFATAAGYTPERPPEAEADSETEVRPDD, from the coding sequence ATGGCCGACGGGTACACGGACACGTACACCGAGAGTCAGGTGATCCTGACCGCCGTGAAGGTCCTCGCCCCGTTCACGCTCACGTACGGGCTGTTTCTGGTCTTCCACGGCGGCGACACCCCCGGCGGGAGCTTCCAGGGCGGCGCCATCGCCGGCGTCACGATCCTGATGATGGCGTTCGCCTTCGGCATCGAACCCACCCGCCGGTGGCTGAAAAACGGCGTCGTCGTCGGCCTCGTCGCCGGCGGCGTCGCCTTCTTCGTCGGCGTCGGCGTGGCGACGGTCGCCCTCGGCGGGCGATTCCTCGAGTACAAGACGTTCGAGACGGGGCTGGGAATCGCCGCGAAGTGGGGGATGGAGGCGATCGAGGTCGGCGGCATCGCGCTGATCGTCGCCGGCGTCGTCGTCACCCTGTTCTTCGCGACGGCGGCGGGGTACACCCCCGAACGCCCCCCGGAAGCGGAAGCCGACTCCGAGACGGAGGTGCGACCCGATGATTGA
- a CDS encoding cation:proton antiporter subunit C, translating into MIELLASHYAYALTFVLFGIGLYVIIASENLVKKLIGVNIFQTAIFLFFVSTAYVDGGGAPVVPAAKEPGRLLVASPLPQVIVLTAIVVGVALTAVGLALIVRIYAEYGTLQEDTLREVRADE; encoded by the coding sequence ATGATTGAGTTGCTCGCGAGCCACTACGCCTACGCGCTGACGTTCGTCCTGTTCGGGATCGGCCTGTACGTGATCATCGCCAGCGAGAACCTCGTGAAGAAGCTGATCGGGGTCAACATCTTCCAGACGGCGATCTTCCTCTTTTTCGTCTCGACGGCCTACGTCGACGGCGGCGGCGCGCCGGTCGTCCCCGCCGCGAAAGAGCCCGGCAGGCTGCTCGTCGCGAGCCCGCTGCCACAGGTGATCGTGCTGACCGCCATCGTCGTCGGGGTGGCGCTGACGGCGGTCGGTCTGGCGCTGATCGTGCGCATCTACGCCGAGTACGGCACCCTGCAAGAAGACACCCTGCGGGAGGTGCGCGCCGATGAGTGA